One window of Novipirellula aureliae genomic DNA carries:
- a CDS encoding aldo/keto reductase yields MQSRRLGSSGVYVSDICMGTMTFGSQCDKKTSHAICDMAFNSGIDFFDVAEIYPAPPQKETIGLTEKIFGEWLKGKPRDSVVVATKVTGPSHGWFCSPVRHGKATLDRHQIIRACEDSLSRLGTDVIDLYQVHWPDHGMPYEELLGTLTELRDTGKVRVIGCSNETSWGVMKSLWAADTHGLDRFETVQNNFSLINRRCESELAQVLRRENMSLLPYSPLGGGVLTGKYNDGPPPGARFTAYLLEGEARQKRMAKRFVNDRSVETARRLGEIAKSIGVSVTSLSVAWSRQHDFVASTIIGATSTEQLAESLAAKDLVLDPEVLEKIDQLDAEIPTPMTEDGLRRL; encoded by the coding sequence ATGCAAAGTAGACGATTAGGCAGTAGTGGCGTGTATGTGTCAGATATCTGTATGGGCACGATGACATTTGGCAGCCAATGTGACAAGAAAACGAGCCATGCGATCTGTGACATGGCATTCAACTCGGGTATCGATTTTTTTGATGTGGCCGAAATTTATCCCGCTCCGCCCCAAAAAGAGACGATCGGTTTGACCGAAAAAATCTTTGGTGAATGGCTAAAAGGCAAACCTCGCGATTCGGTCGTCGTCGCAACCAAAGTAACTGGCCCCTCACATGGCTGGTTCTGTTCGCCGGTACGACACGGTAAAGCGACTCTCGATCGCCACCAAATCATCCGAGCATGCGAGGATTCCCTGAGTCGGCTTGGTACCGATGTGATCGATCTGTATCAGGTTCATTGGCCTGATCATGGGATGCCGTATGAAGAGTTGCTCGGCACGCTGACCGAACTTCGCGATACTGGGAAAGTGCGGGTGATCGGATGTAGCAACGAAACGAGTTGGGGTGTGATGAAAAGCTTGTGGGCTGCCGACACGCATGGACTCGATCGCTTCGAAACGGTGCAAAACAATTTTAGCTTGATCAATCGCCGCTGTGAAAGTGAATTGGCTCAGGTGCTAAGACGTGAAAACATGAGTTTGCTTCCCTATTCACCTCTTGGCGGCGGCGTGCTGACTGGCAAGTACAATGACGGACCGCCACCCGGTGCTCGCTTTACCGCCTACTTGCTTGAAGGCGAGGCAAGGCAAAAGAGAATGGCGAAGCGGTTTGTCAATGATCGCTCCGTCGAAACCGCACGCCGTTTGGGTGAAATCGCTAAGTCGATCGGAGTGAGTGTTACCAGCCTATCGGTCGCCTGGAGCCGCCAACACGATTTTGTCGCCTCCACGATCATCGGTGCAACCAGTACCGAGCAGCTAGCCGAATCGCTAGCGGCTAAAGATCTCGTGCTCGACCCTGAGGTCCTCGAAAAAATTGATCAACTCGATGCAGAGATCCCCACGCCGATGACCGAGGACGGTCTACGACGGTTGTAG
- a CDS encoding SPFH domain-containing protein, with the protein MSESANSIKNQTPRHIHIEKLTQPTAGWAPLFVFTGLVFLAILVFIASVASEFWPAILLATLIGVVGMVGLCGLMAIAPNDSRVLLLFGEYRGTVKESGFFWVNPFFSKKKVSLRVRNFETGSSSTPEEKNASGQVVRAKSRTASRPSKVNDSDGNPIEISAVVVWRVMDTAEALFEVDDYEHFVEVQSEAALRSLATRFPYDSEDHEVSLRGSTEQICDRLREDIQERLKKAGVTVLEARISHLAYAAEIAAAMLQRQQAGAVVAARRLIVDGAVGMVEMALEHLNRDEIVDLDPQQRATLVSNLLVVLCSDRHTQPVVQTGA; encoded by the coding sequence ATGTCGGAATCTGCAAATTCGATCAAGAATCAAACTCCACGCCATATTCATATTGAAAAGTTAACTCAACCAACTGCGGGGTGGGCACCGCTTTTCGTTTTCACGGGGCTAGTTTTCCTTGCCATTCTCGTCTTCATTGCATCGGTTGCTAGTGAGTTCTGGCCAGCGATTCTATTGGCTACTTTGATCGGTGTCGTCGGGATGGTAGGACTGTGTGGATTGATGGCGATTGCTCCGAACGATTCGCGTGTTTTATTGTTGTTCGGTGAGTATCGCGGCACGGTCAAGGAATCAGGATTCTTTTGGGTCAACCCGTTTTTCAGCAAAAAGAAGGTCAGCTTGCGAGTGCGGAATTTTGAAACCGGCTCCTCTTCAACCCCAGAAGAAAAAAACGCCTCCGGGCAAGTCGTTCGAGCGAAATCACGGACTGCCAGCCGCCCATCCAAGGTTAATGATAGTGATGGAAACCCGATCGAGATTTCGGCCGTTGTCGTGTGGCGAGTGATGGATACCGCGGAAGCTTTGTTCGAGGTCGACGACTACGAACACTTTGTTGAAGTGCAAAGTGAAGCAGCACTAAGAAGTCTTGCAACCCGTTTCCCCTACGATAGTGAGGATCATGAAGTTTCACTACGAGGAAGCACGGAACAGATCTGCGACCGGCTTCGAGAGGACATTCAAGAGCGACTTAAAAAAGCAGGCGTCACGGTACTTGAGGCACGAATCAGTCATCTTGCGTACGCAGCCGAAATCGCTGCGGCGATGTTGCAGCGACAGCAGGCTGGTGCCGTCGTGGCAGCTCGTCGTTTGATTGTTGACGGTGCGGTTGGCATGGTCGAAATGGCTCTCGAGCATCTGAATCGAGATGAGATTGTTGATCTGGATCCGCAACAGCGTGCCACGTTGGTTTCGAATCTATTGGTCGTCCTGTGCAGTGATCGGCATACGCAGCCTGTCGTACAAACAGGTGCGTAG
- the hypB gene encoding hydrogenase nickel incorporation protein HypB: MTRLVEVRTQILKQNDVVARELRKQFAEQRRFVVSMVSSPGSGKTELLQKTLEQIGQRYRVAAVVGDLATDNDADRLARSGAMVRQITTGTLCHLEAEMVREAIKPWNEQPLDFLFIENVGNLVCPSSYDLGESLRVVLFSVTEGEDKPRKYPTIFNTADATVITKIDLADAVEFDEAAARASVERVRPGMPILQVSAKTDEGMLEWIDWLAEQHQKI; this comes from the coding sequence ATGACACGCTTAGTCGAAGTACGGACGCAGATTCTAAAACAGAATGACGTTGTCGCCCGCGAGTTGCGCAAACAATTCGCCGAGCAGCGACGGTTTGTTGTCAGCATGGTGTCAAGTCCAGGATCAGGAAAAACGGAACTGTTGCAAAAGACACTCGAGCAAATTGGCCAGCGTTACAGAGTCGCAGCAGTCGTTGGCGACCTGGCGACTGACAATGACGCTGACCGCTTAGCTCGCTCCGGTGCAATGGTTCGTCAAATCACCACAGGCACGCTTTGTCACTTGGAAGCGGAGATGGTCCGTGAAGCGATCAAGCCGTGGAATGAACAGCCTCTGGATTTCTTGTTCATCGAAAACGTTGGCAACCTGGTTTGCCCATCCAGCTACGATTTGGGCGAGAGCCTACGTGTCGTTTTGTTCTCGGTAACGGAGGGAGAGGACAAACCGAGAAAGTATCCAACTATTTTTAACACAGCCGATGCCACCGTGATCACAAAAATCGATCTTGCGGATGCGGTTGAGTTCGACGAGGCCGCAGCCCGAGCGAGCGTTGAGCGTGTTCGTCCCGGAATGCCGATCCTTCAAGTATCAGCAAAGACGGATGAAGGCATGCTCGAGTGGATCGACTGGCTAGCGGAGCAACATCAAAAAATATAG
- the rnpA gene encoding ribonuclease P protein component, with amino-acid sequence MKYSFSKSRRIRSPMRFTFVLRKGACAADGILVMFAVERKVSMIHDGDRADDATARIGITIPKKVGNAVVRNRWKRWIRESFRTQIDEIPGGIDIVVRPKKGAKPSWRAIRRSIPYLAKKVAKRLSTKTC; translated from the coding sequence TTGAAATATTCTTTTTCAAAATCTCGTCGTATCCGCAGCCCGATGCGGTTTACGTTCGTGCTGCGAAAGGGGGCCTGCGCAGCGGATGGCATTTTGGTCATGTTCGCAGTTGAGCGAAAAGTGAGTATGATCCATGACGGTGATCGAGCGGATGACGCAACAGCCCGAATCGGTATCACGATCCCCAAGAAGGTCGGCAACGCGGTCGTTCGCAACCGTTGGAAACGATGGATTCGTGAATCGTTTCGAACGCAAATCGATGAAATCCCAGGCGGCATCGACATCGTGGTTCGTCCCAAAAAGGGCGCGAAGCCTTCTTGGAGAGCGATTCGAAGATCGATTCCCTACTTGGCAAAAAAAGTTGCAAAGCGTTTGTCAACCAAAACTTGCTAA
- a CDS encoding aldehyde dehydrogenase family protein, whose product MTHTIEKHPSVAAFLDQPSIPAFIGGQWRELSGGTMDVKDPATGKTIAVVSTANANDVADAVESADEAFAGWSAMKPKERAELLNRLADKIAEQSEVLAQLEALDVGKPIVNARGFDVPFGADCLRYFADMSIDAVYDRPLNVEGMDARVHRAPYGVCGFIFPWNFPFTLCCWGIGPALAAGNTVVIKASEVTPLSTLYLGYLAKEVGIPDGVINIYTGTGPECGQPLVEHPLVRRISFTGSSAVGKMIGRICGERLIPCKLELGGKGAAVVLDDVDVDQVAEALAGAITLNTGQVCCTATRWFIHEKIYDPFVAKIQELLNKTAIGHGLEEGTQMGPLVSKAQVDRVEDYYKKGLSEGATAIVELKRPVVGGGEEGYFVSPHLLAGDDNNICFREEVFGPTAYLVKFKEDSDAIKRVNSLAYGLANSVWGRDLDRANAIAEQIVSGNSWINAHNVFAYGLPYGGVNLSGVGGGVNSPETFDDYLRDQTIARPLA is encoded by the coding sequence ATGACCCATACGATAGAAAAGCACCCGTCGGTCGCAGCATTCCTGGACCAACCGAGCATTCCCGCTTTCATTGGCGGCCAATGGCGCGAGTTGTCTGGCGGAACGATGGATGTCAAGGATCCAGCGACGGGGAAAACGATTGCGGTCGTATCAACCGCGAACGCCAACGACGTTGCGGACGCCGTCGAAAGTGCGGACGAGGCATTCGCTGGTTGGTCAGCGATGAAACCGAAGGAGCGGGCAGAGCTGTTGAACCGGTTGGCCGACAAGATTGCCGAACAGAGCGAGGTTTTGGCACAACTCGAAGCACTCGACGTTGGAAAACCAATCGTGAACGCACGAGGATTCGATGTGCCCTTCGGCGCCGATTGTCTTCGCTACTTTGCCGATATGAGTATCGATGCGGTTTACGATCGTCCTTTGAACGTCGAAGGCATGGACGCTCGCGTCCACCGTGCTCCCTACGGGGTTTGCGGCTTTATTTTTCCATGGAACTTCCCTTTTACCCTTTGTTGTTGGGGCATCGGCCCCGCATTGGCTGCGGGCAATACCGTCGTGATCAAAGCTTCGGAAGTTACTCCGCTGTCAACCCTGTACCTCGGCTACCTCGCCAAAGAGGTCGGCATCCCCGATGGCGTCATCAATATCTACACCGGCACAGGGCCCGAGTGTGGTCAACCGCTTGTTGAACATCCGCTCGTCAGACGGATCTCTTTCACTGGCTCCTCGGCGGTTGGAAAGATGATTGGGCGAATTTGTGGCGAGCGGCTGATTCCTTGCAAACTCGAACTTGGCGGAAAGGGTGCAGCCGTCGTCTTGGACGATGTTGATGTCGATCAGGTTGCCGAGGCATTGGCGGGCGCGATCACGCTGAACACGGGACAAGTTTGCTGTACCGCCACTCGCTGGTTTATCCACGAAAAAATCTATGACCCCTTCGTTGCGAAAATTCAAGAGCTACTAAACAAAACGGCAATTGGCCATGGCTTAGAAGAGGGCACCCAAATGGGCCCGCTGGTTTCGAAGGCTCAAGTCGATCGGGTTGAAGACTACTACAAAAAGGGTTTGTCCGAAGGTGCGACGGCGATTGTCGAACTCAAACGCCCTGTTGTTGGGGGCGGTGAGGAAGGCTATTTCGTGAGTCCACACCTGCTAGCCGGCGATGACAACAACATCTGTTTCCGCGAGGAAGTGTTTGGTCCGACCGCTTACTTGGTAAAGTTCAAAGAGGACTCCGATGCAATCAAGCGGGTCAACAGTCTCGCGTACGGATTGGCCAATAGCGTTTGGGGCCGCGATTTAGATCGAGCGAATGCCATTGCCGAGCAAATTGTTTCTGGCAACAGTTGGATCAATGCCCACAACGTCTTCGCATATGGTTTACCCTATGGTGGTGTGAACCTAAGTGGCGTAGGTGGCGGGGTAAATTCGCCTGAAACGTTCGACGATTATTTGCGAGACCAGACGATCGCCCGACCTTTGGCGTAG
- a CDS encoding 3-dehydroquinate synthase, whose translation MIDAATDIPFSVPFVHRLRVTSDVANQDFHALLGVLHAEESSSVRVVVIAEKAVARLSDRVERISSQLASTDRIERVCPIVLIEGGEAVKNSQAVVQQILSTVNEGNLDRRSYVIAIGGGAMLDAVGFAVAIAHRGIRLVRIPTTTLAQADSGVGVKNAINYFGKKNWVGTFAVPWAVINDTTLLHTLSDRDYVSGFSEAVKVALLKDRNEFDWLCTNANAIAAREDSVSTRAIFRSCQLHLQHITNGGDPFEMLEARPLDFGHWSAHRLEALTNYEIRHGEAVAIGVAIDCLYSVEKLGFPLQDAMRAIDCLRRLQLPLWHSALEPMDRIIEGLEEFRQHLGGRLTVTMLNGIAESVNVHEMDVPLMQHSIQALKKIAKDL comes from the coding sequence ATGATCGACGCAGCAACCGACATTCCGTTTTCGGTTCCTTTTGTTCACCGTTTACGAGTGACTTCTGATGTGGCAAACCAAGATTTTCACGCGCTTCTCGGCGTCCTCCATGCCGAGGAATCGTCGTCGGTGCGGGTTGTCGTGATTGCAGAGAAAGCTGTGGCTCGATTGAGCGACCGCGTGGAAAGAATTTCCAGCCAACTCGCTAGCACCGACCGAATTGAAAGGGTCTGTCCAATCGTATTGATCGAAGGCGGCGAAGCGGTCAAGAATTCTCAGGCTGTCGTCCAGCAAATTCTTAGCACTGTCAACGAAGGCAACCTCGACCGACGCAGTTATGTGATCGCGATCGGTGGAGGAGCGATGCTGGACGCGGTGGGCTTTGCCGTTGCGATTGCCCACCGAGGAATACGGTTGGTCCGAATCCCAACGACAACATTGGCGCAAGCGGATTCGGGGGTTGGGGTTAAAAACGCCATCAACTACTTTGGCAAGAAAAATTGGGTCGGGACGTTTGCTGTTCCCTGGGCGGTGATCAACGACACCACGCTGCTTCATACCTTATCCGATCGGGATTACGTCAGCGGGTTTAGTGAAGCGGTCAAGGTCGCTCTTCTAAAAGACCGCAATGAATTCGATTGGCTTTGCACGAATGCAAATGCGATTGCCGCTCGAGAAGACAGCGTTTCAACGCGGGCAATTTTTCGCTCTTGTCAGTTGCACCTACAGCATATCACTAACGGTGGCGATCCTTTTGAAATGTTGGAAGCAAGGCCTCTCGATTTCGGTCATTGGTCAGCCCATCGATTAGAAGCATTGACGAACTATGAAATACGACATGGCGAGGCGGTGGCCATCGGTGTCGCCATCGATTGTCTCTACTCCGTCGAAAAACTCGGCTTTCCGCTACAAGATGCAATGCGTGCGATCGATTGCTTGAGGCGGTTACAACTACCGCTTTGGCATTCTGCACTTGAACCAATGGACCGAATCATCGAGGGGCTGGAGGAATTCCGGCAACATCTCGGCGGTCGCTTGACAGTCACAATGCTCAACGGGATCGCGGAAAGCGTCAACGTTCATGAAATGGATGTGCCCTTGATGCAGCATTCGATTCAAGCTTTGAAGAAAATTGCGAAGGATTTATAG
- the hypD gene encoding hydrogenase formation protein HypD, with product MKHLTEYRDGEKSLKLAEQISRICTRPWSIMEVCGGQTHSIIRNGIDQILPDSIEMIHGPGCPVCVTPISVIDKALQMAARPEVIFCSFGDMLRVPGTSEDLFRVKGSGGDVRIVYSPLDAVKLARENPNREVVFLAIGFETTAPANAMAVKIAKQQSIYNFSVLVSHVLVPPAIEAIMDSPENRVQAFLAAGHVCSVMGYHQYHEIAEKYAVPIVVTGFEPLDLLDGIRRTVMQLETGKSHVENAFPRVVSEAGNEAAQATIAEVFEPTDRDWRGIGMIPQSGWRLNSDFSDFDAERRFDVKHVAEAASTICRAGEVLRGAIKPHQCAAFGKQCTPRNPLGATMVSSEGACAAYYNYGRFLNR from the coding sequence GTGAAACACTTAACGGAGTATCGTGATGGCGAAAAATCGCTAAAGCTTGCTGAACAGATTTCTCGAATCTGTACTCGCCCATGGTCCATCATGGAAGTTTGTGGCGGTCAAACCCATTCGATCATACGCAATGGGATCGACCAGATTTTGCCTGATTCGATCGAGATGATTCATGGACCGGGGTGCCCCGTTTGCGTGACGCCAATCTCAGTGATTGATAAAGCTCTACAAATGGCAGCACGGCCAGAGGTAATCTTTTGCTCCTTCGGCGATATGCTCCGGGTGCCTGGAACAAGTGAAGACCTGTTTCGTGTGAAAGGCAGTGGCGGTGACGTGCGAATCGTCTACTCGCCGCTCGATGCCGTTAAGTTGGCTCGTGAAAACCCGAATCGCGAAGTTGTCTTCTTGGCAATTGGTTTTGAAACCACTGCGCCAGCGAATGCGATGGCAGTCAAGATCGCGAAACAGCAATCGATCTATAATTTTTCAGTGCTCGTATCCCATGTGCTCGTCCCGCCAGCAATCGAGGCGATCATGGATTCGCCGGAGAATCGAGTGCAAGCGTTCTTGGCTGCAGGGCATGTTTGTAGTGTGATGGGCTATCACCAATACCACGAAATTGCCGAGAAATATGCGGTGCCGATCGTGGTCACAGGTTTCGAACCACTCGACCTTCTCGATGGCATTCGTCGCACGGTGATGCAGCTGGAAACCGGGAAAAGTCATGTCGAGAACGCGTTCCCAAGGGTTGTCAGCGAAGCGGGTAACGAGGCAGCCCAGGCAACGATCGCAGAAGTCTTCGAACCCACGGATCGCGATTGGCGAGGCATCGGCATGATCCCGCAAAGTGGCTGGCGTTTGAACAGCGATTTTTCTGACTTTGATGCGGAAAGGAGGTTTGATGTGAAGCATGTTGCCGAAGCAGCGAGCACGATTTGCCGAGCAGGCGAAGTGCTGCGTGGTGCGATCAAGCCGCATCAATGTGCCGCGTTCGGAAAGCAATGCACGCCCCGAAATCCGCTCGGTGCAACAATGGTTTCAAGCGAAGGAGCATGCGCGGCGTACTACAACTATGGAAGGTTCTTGAACCGATGA
- a CDS encoding leucine-rich repeat domain-containing protein, whose amino-acid sequence MIRCQKALLVPALCGLLGCGQVDAPKKVVVESRTFAQDKNSSLAANEIEALGAKLRHDGNNAVIEVDFRDTDVREDDLVLLSSLPRLRSVILAGTSVGDVGLATLGEIKTLENADLRECPISDDGILQLGTLRELKVLKLSGKNGKSSVSETSMSTIAALENLKVLAIDFLPMGDSGMAQIVKLDRLEELYAANTGISDLGVESIAELGQLRKLRLAQNAINSNAIESLLGLGKLVELDLSECTRLNDEVTTSLAKLKQLKKLNLWRVPITDVGIDSLGQLVALESLNLDNTSISDAGLPPLGKLHQLTFLHLGSTSISDAGLPSLQMLTNLQDLIVTRTQVTKQGVGELQVKLPKTKIQLKFGT is encoded by the coding sequence ATGATTCGTTGTCAGAAAGCACTTCTTGTCCCTGCCCTCTGTGGCCTACTCGGTTGCGGGCAAGTCGACGCACCAAAGAAGGTCGTGGTCGAATCAAGGACTTTCGCTCAAGACAAGAATTCATCATTGGCAGCAAACGAAATCGAAGCGTTGGGAGCGAAGCTCCGGCATGATGGAAATAACGCGGTCATCGAAGTCGACTTTCGCGATACCGATGTGCGCGAGGATGACTTGGTGTTGTTGTCGTCGTTGCCGCGACTTCGCTCCGTAATACTGGCCGGTACAAGCGTTGGCGATGTTGGGTTAGCTACGCTTGGGGAAATCAAGACGCTCGAGAACGCGGATCTTCGCGAATGCCCGATTAGTGACGACGGAATCCTACAACTTGGTACGCTTCGTGAATTGAAGGTGCTCAAGTTGTCGGGGAAAAACGGAAAGAGCTCTGTCAGCGAAACATCAATGTCGACGATTGCGGCACTCGAGAACCTAAAGGTTTTGGCAATTGATTTTTTGCCAATGGGAGATTCAGGCATGGCTCAGATAGTCAAGCTCGATCGACTCGAAGAACTATATGCGGCCAATACGGGCATTAGCGATTTGGGGGTCGAGTCGATCGCAGAGCTGGGGCAACTTCGGAAGCTACGTCTTGCACAGAACGCAATCAATTCGAACGCGATCGAATCGCTATTGGGTTTGGGCAAGCTTGTAGAGCTCGATCTCAGCGAATGCACTCGTCTGAACGACGAAGTGACCACTTCATTGGCCAAACTAAAGCAGCTTAAGAAACTGAATCTGTGGAGAGTCCCTATCACCGATGTCGGCATCGATTCACTCGGACAACTGGTGGCACTTGAGTCGTTGAACTTAGACAACACATCGATCAGCGATGCTGGTTTGCCACCGCTGGGCAAGCTTCATCAATTGACGTTCTTACATCTAGGCTCGACCTCGATTAGCGATGCAGGATTACCATCCTTGCAGATGCTAACGAATCTTCAAGACTTGATTGTCACAAGAACACAAGTCACGAAGCAGGGGGTTGGGGAGCTACAAGTGAAGTTGCCCAAAACCAAAATCCAGTTGAAGTTCGGGACGTAG
- a CDS encoding hydrogenase maturation nickel metallochaperone HypA/HybF — translation MHELSIALNVLDIAEQTMNEHPESELVAIHIRLGPMSGVVCEALESAFTIARQQTLYPEVELVIEETQLLIDCPQCRKHQMAISINDLRCRTCGTISGKIVGGRELEIAALEVRDEQLDDTLSRSTDADSKTE, via the coding sequence ATGCACGAGCTTTCGATCGCATTGAATGTTCTCGACATCGCTGAACAAACGATGAACGAGCATCCTGAGTCGGAGCTTGTCGCCATTCACATTCGACTCGGGCCGATGTCAGGCGTGGTGTGTGAAGCACTTGAATCGGCGTTCACGATTGCTCGCCAGCAAACGTTGTATCCCGAGGTGGAACTTGTGATTGAAGAAACGCAATTGCTGATTGATTGCCCACAATGTAGAAAACATCAAATGGCTATTTCGATCAACGATCTGCGTTGCCGGACGTGTGGTACAATATCCGGTAAGATCGTCGGGGGACGAGAACTCGAAATTGCTGCACTCGAAGTAAGGGACGAACAGCTCGATGACACGCTTAGTCGAAGTACGGACGCAGATTCTAAAACAGAATGA
- the hypE gene encoding hydrogenase expression/formation protein HypE: MTQSPQCPIPLRDYPNVILAHGGGGKLSAELIEHVFAPAFANEHVTLLGDSTTLSLPGQRIAVSTDSFVVQPLFFPGGSIGHLAVNGTVNDLAMSGSKPLYLTAGFIIEEGLPVEKLIRIANDMGAAAKQVGVSIIAGDTKVVERECGDGCYINTSGIGVLPTNLHIASNQAKPGDVVIISGTVGDHGVAIMSVREGLSFESQIESDCASLAGLVQVMIDTSPNIHVLRDPTRGGVAMSLNEIAADSGCGIELDDASIPIKEAVRSACEFLGLDPLLVANEGKLIAIVSAVDADRLLETMKLHPLGQDAAIIGRVVEDAHHLVVARTAVGTKRIVSIPIGEQLPRIC, encoded by the coding sequence ATGACCCAATCACCGCAGTGTCCGATACCACTTCGTGACTACCCCAACGTTATTCTTGCGCATGGTGGAGGTGGAAAGCTTTCGGCTGAATTGATCGAGCATGTCTTTGCACCAGCGTTTGCCAACGAACATGTGACTCTATTGGGCGATTCGACAACACTTTCCTTGCCCGGTCAACGAATTGCGGTCTCGACCGATTCATTTGTTGTCCAGCCACTTTTTTTCCCCGGCGGAAGTATCGGACATCTAGCCGTCAACGGTACGGTCAATGATCTGGCAATGAGCGGGTCCAAACCGCTGTATTTGACGGCAGGTTTCATTATCGAAGAGGGGCTGCCGGTCGAAAAATTGATCCGCATCGCGAACGACATGGGCGCAGCCGCCAAACAAGTGGGAGTGTCGATCATTGCAGGTGATACGAAAGTGGTCGAGCGAGAATGTGGGGACGGATGCTACATCAATACGTCAGGAATTGGCGTTTTGCCGACCAACCTGCACATCGCTTCCAATCAAGCCAAACCGGGTGATGTGGTGATCATCAGCGGGACGGTTGGTGATCACGGTGTAGCGATCATGAGTGTCCGCGAAGGACTGAGTTTCGAGAGTCAGATAGAGAGCGATTGTGCATCGCTAGCGGGATTGGTCCAAGTGATGATTGATACATCGCCGAATATCCACGTGTTGCGTGATCCAACGCGAGGTGGGGTGGCGATGAGCTTGAATGAGATCGCTGCCGATTCTGGTTGCGGTATCGAACTTGACGATGCGAGCATCCCAATCAAAGAGGCCGTTCGTTCGGCGTGTGAGTTCTTAGGACTCGATCCGTTGCTGGTCGCAAACGAGGGAAAGCTAATAGCGATTGTGTCCGCTGTTGACGCCGATCGATTGCTCGAGACGATGAAGTTGCACCCACTTGGACAAGACGCCGCCATCATTGGCCGCGTCGTCGAAGATGCCCACCACCTAGTCGTCGCCCGGACGGCGGTAGGAACCAAACGAATCGTATCGATACCAATCGGTGAGCAATTGCCACGGATCTGCTAG